A region from the Chitinophaga sp. Cy-1792 genome encodes:
- a CDS encoding SMI1/KNR4 family protein produces the protein MNSWTENLIRYWRSEQVQLNEGTLIEMISEAEEILHFRFPGEFKELYLQMDGFAAIGKGLPFSMWSVDRILYEHAHHAGPFIGFAELIQHPVVLGFRKQAAGIYLRDKPEAPVAASFREGLELIVHHSELLIH, from the coding sequence ATGAACAGCTGGACAGAAAATCTTATCCGCTACTGGCGTTCCGAACAGGTACAGCTGAACGAAGGAACGCTGATAGAAATGATCAGTGAAGCAGAAGAAATATTACATTTCCGCTTTCCGGGTGAATTCAAGGAACTATACCTGCAGATGGACGGCTTTGCCGCCATTGGAAAAGGGCTGCCATTCAGTATGTGGTCGGTAGACAGGATACTTTATGAGCATGCACATCATGCAGGCCCTTTTATCGGTTTTGCAGAGCTGATACAGCACCCGGTAGTACTGGGCTTCCGGAAGCAGGCCGCCGGCATATATTTGCGCGATAAACCGGAAGCGCCGGTGGCGGCGTCTTTCAGGGAAGGGCTTGAACTGATCGTGCATCATTCTGAGTTATTGATACACTGA
- a CDS encoding zinc-binding alcohol dehydrogenase family protein — protein sequence MKAAIIHAYGEIPQYGDIKQPQHIKDGQAIVSVNAASIKNLDKGIVAGKHYSRPYENFPAVVGLDGIGTLEDGERVYAQAIAPYGMMAEYALINRNTAIQIPDNVDDITAAALPNPALSAWFSLAWRAALQPGETVFILGATGVTGKIAIQLAKAQGAGKIIAAGRNEAVLETLKDLGADETVSLNGSEADIKARIQHQKSKHPFDVVLDYVWGHPAELLLDVLTGHDLHAVAHRTRYVQVGEMAGPVIRLSAAALRSNSLELYGVGAGSVPKEVLKEAFTRTLPELFQLAAIGKLKIDTTPVKLQDIASAWASADQAGKRMVVIP from the coding sequence ATGAAAGCAGCAATTATTCATGCATACGGAGAAATCCCCCAGTATGGCGACATTAAGCAACCTCAACACATAAAGGACGGTCAGGCCATCGTATCTGTCAATGCCGCTTCTATCAAAAACCTTGATAAAGGTATTGTGGCAGGAAAACATTATTCCAGGCCTTATGAAAACTTTCCGGCAGTAGTAGGCCTGGATGGAATTGGTACCCTGGAAGACGGAGAACGTGTATATGCCCAGGCGATTGCTCCATATGGTATGATGGCAGAGTATGCCCTGATCAATAGAAATACAGCCATTCAGATCCCGGATAATGTAGATGATATTACGGCGGCAGCATTGCCTAACCCGGCATTGTCGGCCTGGTTTTCACTGGCCTGGCGGGCAGCGCTTCAGCCTGGCGAAACCGTGTTTATTTTAGGTGCCACTGGTGTTACAGGAAAAATAGCTATTCAGCTGGCAAAAGCGCAGGGCGCAGGAAAAATTATTGCCGCCGGCCGTAATGAAGCCGTACTGGAAACCCTGAAAGACCTTGGCGCCGATGAAACCGTTTCCCTCAATGGCAGTGAAGCCGATATAAAAGCGCGTATCCAGCACCAGAAGAGTAAACACCCCTTTGATGTAGTGCTGGACTATGTATGGGGGCATCCGGCAGAATTATTACTGGATGTACTGACTGGTCACGACCTTCATGCCGTTGCGCACAGAACAAGATATGTACAGGTAGGAGAGATGGCCGGCCCTGTGATCCGTCTTTCGGCCGCCGCATTGAGGAGCAACAGTCTCGAATTATATGGGGTGGGCGCCGGCAGTGTGCCTAAAGAAGTGTTGAAAGAAGCCTTTACGCGTACTTTACCAGAACTGTTTCAGCTGGCAGCTATAGGTAAACTGAAAATTGATACTACACCGGTAAAATTGCAGGATATCGCCAGCGCATGGGCGAGTGCTGACCAGGCAGGAAAACGCATGGTAGTGATCCCCTGA
- a CDS encoding MFS transporter translates to MSTVSLNSTAGRWVMVSTILASAMAFIDGTALNVVLPSLQKHLHATAEALFWVINSYMLILAALILIGGSLGDRLGRKRIYMTGITIFVLGSAACGCSSTAGMLIFFRIIQGLGGALMIPGSLALISSSINEDERGRAIGTWSAVTTLVTMGGPALGGALADAGLWRAIFFINLPIGIIAWLILAAKVAETRDTEAPSTIDYPGALLIAGGLAAVTFGFLRMPTLGFAHPQIYGTIGTGVILLVLFVMVEKRSRYPMLPMTLFSNRVFSSTNLLTFFLYAGLSGGMLFLSLNLIQVQGYTQLESGLTFLPFTILMIFLSRLAGSLADKWGARYFLIAGPVIAGFGLFLLSRVGQTTGAGAYWQTFFPGIFVLGLGMSLTVAPLTATVMGAVSSHLSGTASGVNNAITRIAAVFAVAVLGALAVVYFSGDVARDIQHLQVNSAEQKAILAQTADLGNATAPAGLPPAVRSTVTEVYHRSFIHAYRQVMWWAAVSAWFGALMILLFAKKRSS, encoded by the coding sequence ATGTCTACCGTTTCACTCAACAGTACAGCAGGCCGATGGGTAATGGTTTCCACTATCCTGGCATCCGCGATGGCGTTCATCGATGGTACGGCTTTAAATGTGGTACTTCCTTCGTTGCAAAAGCACCTTCATGCTACGGCAGAAGCGCTTTTCTGGGTCATCAACAGCTACATGCTGATACTGGCGGCACTGATATTAATCGGCGGGAGCCTGGGCGACAGGCTAGGCCGTAAGCGTATATACATGACCGGTATTACCATATTCGTGCTGGGTTCCGCTGCCTGTGGCTGTTCTTCCACAGCGGGTATGCTGATATTTTTTCGCATTATCCAGGGCCTGGGCGGTGCGTTGATGATTCCCGGCAGCCTGGCCCTGATATCTTCCAGCATCAACGAAGATGAGCGTGGCCGGGCGATCGGCACCTGGTCTGCCGTTACCACGCTGGTGACGATGGGCGGCCCTGCGCTGGGTGGCGCCCTCGCCGATGCAGGCCTGTGGCGGGCGATCTTCTTCATCAACCTGCCCATCGGGATCATTGCCTGGCTGATACTTGCCGCCAAAGTAGCGGAAACAAGAGATACCGAAGCCCCTTCCACCATCGATTATCCCGGCGCTTTATTGATTGCCGGCGGACTCGCAGCAGTAACCTTCGGCTTCCTGCGTATGCCCACACTGGGTTTTGCGCATCCGCAGATCTATGGCACTATCGGCACCGGCGTGATATTGCTCGTTCTTTTTGTGATGGTGGAAAAGCGAAGCAGGTACCCGATGCTACCAATGACCTTATTCAGCAACCGTGTTTTCAGCAGTACCAACCTGCTAACCTTCTTTCTGTATGCGGGTTTGAGCGGTGGCATGTTATTTCTGAGTCTGAACCTGATACAGGTACAGGGCTATACACAACTGGAATCTGGCCTTACCTTCCTCCCATTTACCATCCTGATGATATTTTTATCGCGGTTAGCAGGGAGTCTGGCCGATAAGTGGGGGGCACGTTATTTTCTCATTGCAGGCCCTGTAATCGCCGGATTCGGGCTGTTTCTGTTATCGCGTGTGGGCCAGACCACCGGCGCAGGTGCATACTGGCAAACATTTTTCCCTGGGATATTCGTATTGGGACTGGGGATGTCGCTGACGGTGGCGCCATTGACGGCTACGGTGATGGGGGCTGTCAGCAGTCATTTATCCGGTACTGCCAGTGGCGTCAACAATGCCATCACGAGGATAGCAGCGGTATTTGCCGTAGCAGTATTGGGTGCATTGGCCGTAGTTTATTTTTCGGGAGATGTAGCCCGCGATATCCAACATTTACAGGTAAATTCGGCGGAGCAAAAGGCTATCCTTGCACAGACCGCCGACCTGGGAAATGCTACTGCCCCGGCCGGACTACCGCCTGCCGTTCGTAGTACCGTCACAGAAGTATATCACCGGAGTTTCATCCATGCCTACCGGCAGGTGATGTGGTGGGCGGCCGTCAGCGCATGGTTTGGCGCATTGATGATCCTATTGTTTGCTAAAAAACGAAGTAGCTGA
- a CDS encoding Crp/Fnr family transcriptional regulator: MNTRVAKFQQQFQALATTQRRLEVPAKTILLQEGQVSHKYFFIEKGAIRVWFNNKGRDITFQFFFEGEGLASAESFRKGTPSKVTIETLEPSVIRVLHKEDYQRVMQELGNDPAFLREMMDVMFERQLNYMNHFMSFIRDTPKERYLNLLHENPALLQRVPQHYIASYLGITSVSLSRIRNSILRQKK, translated from the coding sequence ATGAATACGCGCGTCGCTAAATTCCAACAGCAATTCCAGGCACTGGCAACTACCCAACGCAGGCTGGAAGTTCCTGCAAAAACTATCCTGCTGCAGGAAGGGCAGGTTTCCCATAAATATTTTTTTATAGAGAAAGGAGCTATCAGGGTATGGTTTAATAACAAAGGCCGGGATATCACTTTTCAGTTCTTCTTCGAAGGCGAAGGGCTGGCATCTGCAGAAAGCTTCCGTAAAGGCACACCCAGTAAAGTGACCATCGAAACCCTGGAACCTTCTGTTATCAGGGTATTACACAAAGAAGATTATCAGCGGGTGATGCAGGAGCTGGGAAATGATCCGGCATTTTTAAGAGAGATGATGGACGTGATGTTTGAACGACAGCTGAATTATATGAACCATTTTATGTCCTTTATCCGGGATACACCCAAAGAACGTTACCTGAACCTGCTCCATGAAAATCCTGCCTTGCTGCAAAGAGTGCCGCAGCATTATATTGCCTCTTACCTTGGCATTACCTCCGTATCACTGAGCCGTATCCGCAACAGCATTCTCCGGCAGAAAAAATAA
- a CDS encoding oxidoreductase, protein MKKVVLITGASTGMGRETALLLARSGYTVYAAARRTALMQDLIPEGIQVLSMDVTIDAQMVAGIDTIITREGRLDILINNAGFGSYGAIEDVPMADAKYQLDVNVFGAMRLVQLALPYMRNQGGGRIVNISSIGGKIATPFGGWYHASKFALEGLSDSLRNEVKPFNIAVIVIEPGGVKSEWGDIAARSLMKVSGNGVYKSMVERFAKAFEKTMHKNADPMVIAQLIKKALQADRPKTRYHGGYMAGPILAARKIFGDRMIDNVISSQLK, encoded by the coding sequence ATGAAAAAGGTAGTACTAATTACGGGCGCTTCTACCGGCATGGGCCGGGAAACTGCTTTGCTGCTGGCCCGCAGCGGATATACCGTTTATGCAGCTGCCCGCCGCACCGCACTGATGCAGGACCTGATCCCGGAAGGTATACAGGTATTATCCATGGATGTAACCATTGATGCCCAGATGGTGGCCGGCATCGACACCATCATCACCCGTGAAGGGCGGCTGGACATCCTCATCAATAATGCGGGATTCGGCTCTTATGGCGCCATAGAAGATGTGCCGATGGCCGATGCAAAGTACCAGCTGGATGTTAACGTATTCGGGGCTATGCGGCTGGTACAGCTGGCGTTGCCATATATGCGTAACCAGGGCGGTGGCAGGATCGTCAATATATCATCTATTGGTGGTAAGATCGCAACGCCTTTCGGTGGCTGGTACCATGCCAGCAAATTCGCCCTGGAAGGACTCAGCGACAGCCTGCGGAATGAAGTGAAGCCTTTTAATATAGCCGTTATCGTTATAGAGCCCGGCGGCGTGAAATCGGAATGGGGAGATATCGCTGCCCGCAGTCTGATGAAGGTTTCCGGCAATGGCGTCTATAAGTCCATGGTAGAACGCTTTGCGAAGGCTTTCGAAAAAACCATGCATAAAAATGCAGACCCGATGGTCATCGCGCAGCTGATAAAAAAAGCATTGCAGGCAGACAGGCCTAAAACCCGCTATCACGGAGGTTATATGGCCGGGCCTATATTGGCCGCCAGGAAGATTTTCGGTGACCGTATGATCGATAACGTGATCAGCAGTCAGTTGAAATAA
- a CDS encoding alpha-L-arabinofuranosidase, producing the protein MSKKKYTVLLLVMAMASACGRASTPAPVTTPGNGGDTTKITTPADPATAATIGFFLNNWHPRTFTAPDYKTGTVPATTTTEVLVDASTIVSKLTPTLFGNNANPYMTQMVTQSTLMGHITNLHPGIIRFPGGNISSVYFWNAAPGNPPADAPAKIQDANGNATDPGYWYGNNDVGYTLSLTNYYNMLQQTGNEGIITINYGYARYGTSADPVAAAAHLAADWVRFDNGRTRYWEIGNESNGTWQAGYRIDPAANKDGQPEIITGELYGKHFKVFADSMRKAAAETGKQIYIGAQMLETAPASWANNTDKNWNSGLLQQSANSPDYYIIHSYFTPYNTNSTPAEILATGTSNPKGMADYVAQCWQTAGTTPKPIALTEWNIFATGSKQMVSQVAGVHAAIVLEELMKRGYGMASRWDLANGWNNGDDHGLFSQGEAASGETKWTPRPAFYYMYMLQKTQGDRVINASVTKGSADILAYASTFTGGQLQAVLVNKGSTSESVALTFKNFKTGSRYYWYTLDGGSTTFSRTVSINGEGPASGTFGGPASYTTIKAYGADAGQGIKVTVPPLSVTILQMEKQ; encoded by the coding sequence ATGAGCAAGAAGAAATATACAGTGCTGCTGCTGGTAATGGCCATGGCCAGTGCCTGTGGCAGGGCTTCCACACCAGCTCCGGTTACAACACCTGGTAACGGTGGCGATACTACGAAAATAACTACGCCTGCCGATCCGGCAACCGCTGCCACCATAGGCTTTTTTCTGAACAACTGGCACCCCAGGACTTTTACTGCGCCGGATTATAAAACCGGTACTGTTCCTGCCACTACAACCACTGAGGTGTTGGTAGATGCTTCCACCATCGTTTCCAAACTGACCCCCACCTTATTCGGTAATAACGCCAATCCATATATGACGCAGATGGTAACACAATCTACGCTGATGGGACATATTACCAACCTGCACCCGGGCATCATCCGCTTCCCGGGCGGTAACATCAGCAGTGTTTACTTCTGGAATGCAGCACCAGGCAACCCGCCGGCAGATGCTCCGGCTAAAATCCAGGATGCCAATGGCAATGCCACCGATCCGGGATATTGGTACGGGAATAACGATGTTGGCTATACGTTATCGTTGACTAACTATTACAATATGCTGCAACAAACCGGCAACGAAGGTATCATCACCATCAACTATGGTTATGCAAGGTATGGCACCAGTGCTGATCCTGTGGCCGCAGCGGCCCATCTGGCGGCCGACTGGGTGCGGTTCGACAACGGGCGTACCCGCTACTGGGAGATCGGGAACGAAAGCAACGGCACCTGGCAGGCCGGCTATAGAATAGATCCCGCTGCCAATAAAGACGGACAACCGGAAATTATCACCGGGGAGCTCTACGGAAAACACTTTAAGGTATTTGCAGACTCCATGCGCAAAGCCGCTGCAGAAACAGGGAAACAAATTTATATCGGTGCACAGATGCTGGAAACAGCTCCCGCCAGCTGGGCCAACAATACCGATAAAAACTGGAATAGCGGCCTGTTACAGCAAAGTGCCAACAGCCCGGATTATTATATCATCCATAGTTATTTTACACCTTACAATACCAATTCTACCCCTGCGGAAATACTGGCAACAGGCACCAGCAATCCTAAAGGTATGGCCGATTATGTAGCCCAATGCTGGCAAACCGCAGGCACTACGCCTAAACCCATTGCCCTGACAGAGTGGAATATTTTCGCTACCGGCTCCAAACAGATGGTGTCGCAGGTGGCAGGCGTACATGCCGCTATCGTACTGGAAGAGCTGATGAAACGTGGCTACGGTATGGCCAGCCGCTGGGACCTCGCCAATGGCTGGAACAACGGTGATGATCATGGTTTGTTTAGTCAGGGTGAAGCCGCATCAGGGGAAACAAAGTGGACACCACGCCCGGCCTTCTACTATATGTATATGCTGCAAAAAACGCAGGGCGACAGAGTCATCAATGCCAGCGTTACCAAAGGAAGTGCTGATATACTGGCGTATGCCTCCACCTTTACCGGCGGGCAGCTACAGGCAGTGTTAGTCAATAAGGGTAGCACTTCGGAATCGGTGGCACTAACCTTTAAGAACTTTAAAACCGGCAGCAGGTACTACTGGTATACCCTCGATGGTGGCAGTACCACCTTTTCGAGAACAGTATCTATTAATGGGGAAGGCCCTGCCAGCGGAACCTTCGGCGGCCCCGCCAGCTATACTACCATAAAAGCATACGGCGCAGACGCCGGTCAGGGAATCAAGGTAACCGTACCGCCATTGTCTGTAACAATATTACAGATGGAGAAGCAATAA
- a CDS encoding mechanosensitive ion channel family protein — protein sequence MLMAADGTIFVTGCLMWNKFIENVDHLPGFIWNLSLAGIAVLAGLVLRYLLAFFVKKSVGKTSEFSLIHSILLRLGKAFTYFLPVLLLNMSIPLMRLNEKYTLLLGRIAEIALTIGFAAIVIGVVHVMEDYIYSSYDLKKSNNLKERKIRTQLEFIRKLLIGIILVVTACIILLSFDSMRKLGAGLLTGVGVGGIIIGFAAQKSLGNLLAGFQLAFTQPIRIDDVLVVEGEWGRVEEITLTYVVVSIWDQRRLILPINYFIEKPFQNWTRSSAEILGTAFFYLDYTAPLDAIRAEFERIVQDSPLWDKRVRTMVVTNITERTMEVRCLISSSNSGNAFDLRCIIREQLLKFIKDKYPECLPRTRAELKEEEMPRLG from the coding sequence ATGCTGATGGCCGCTGACGGCACCATCTTTGTGACCGGTTGCCTCATGTGGAATAAATTTATAGAAAATGTGGACCACCTGCCGGGATTTATCTGGAATCTATCGCTGGCAGGCATCGCTGTACTGGCCGGATTAGTACTCAGGTATTTACTGGCTTTTTTTGTAAAGAAATCCGTTGGAAAAACCAGCGAATTTTCCTTGATTCATAGTATTCTGCTGCGGCTGGGAAAGGCATTCACCTATTTCCTGCCTGTGCTGCTGCTGAACATGAGTATCCCGTTGATGCGGCTCAACGAAAAGTATACGCTGCTTTTAGGCAGAATCGCGGAGATAGCACTCACCATAGGCTTTGCAGCTATTGTCATTGGTGTGGTACATGTCATGGAAGATTATATCTACAGCAGTTATGACCTGAAAAAGTCCAATAACCTGAAGGAACGCAAGATCAGGACGCAGCTGGAATTTATCCGGAAGCTGCTGATTGGGATCATCCTGGTGGTGACGGCCTGTATTATCCTGCTGAGTTTTGACAGTATGCGTAAGCTCGGCGCAGGTCTGCTGACAGGTGTGGGCGTAGGTGGTATTATCATTGGTTTTGCTGCGCAGAAATCGCTGGGCAACCTGCTGGCAGGCTTTCAGCTGGCCTTTACGCAACCTATACGGATAGATGATGTACTGGTGGTAGAAGGAGAGTGGGGGCGTGTGGAAGAGATCACACTGACCTATGTAGTGGTGAGTATCTGGGACCAGCGCAGGTTAATTCTTCCTATCAACTATTTTATAGAAAAACCTTTCCAGAACTGGACCCGTTCAAGTGCTGAAATCCTGGGGACTGCATTTTTCTACCTGGATTATACGGCGCCGCTGGATGCTATCAGGGCCGAGTTTGAAAGGATCGTACAGGATTCGCCGTTATGGGACAAGCGTGTACGTACCATGGTGGTTACGAATATTACGGAGCGAACCATGGAAGTACGGTGCCTGATAAGTTCGTCGAATTCCGGGAATGCTTTTGATCTGCGTTGTATTATCCGGGAGCAGTTATTGAAATTTATAAAAGATAAGTATCCTGAATGCCTGCCAAGGACGCGGGCAGAATTAAAAGAGGAAGAAATGCCGCGTTTAGGCTAA
- a CDS encoding GNAT family N-acetyltransferase, whose protein sequence is MTRESYLPLDNPVWHSLQTVQRYFALGTEQIQRYKTDVLPFMGFDPETFTTLEEIRPWLAPGGESLFIVGELPALPERWSLLNELVCLQMVCEEKPEKDKNEGREIIALTATDKAAMLEFVNQVQPGYFLPETPELGNYFGIREKGKLIAMAGQRMQMAGLTEVSAVVTHPDHTGKGHATALVRHLCRVIFDAGDIPFLHVTKTNARAVAIYEQLKFKVRREISFWKVAVK, encoded by the coding sequence ATGACGAGGGAAAGTTATTTACCACTAGACAACCCGGTATGGCATTCATTACAAACAGTTCAACGTTATTTTGCCCTGGGAACGGAGCAGATTCAACGCTACAAAACGGATGTGCTGCCATTTATGGGCTTTGATCCCGAAACCTTTACCACACTGGAAGAAATCAGGCCATGGCTGGCACCGGGAGGAGAATCATTATTTATCGTAGGGGAATTACCTGCATTGCCCGAACGCTGGTCGTTGCTCAACGAGCTGGTTTGCCTGCAAATGGTTTGTGAAGAAAAGCCGGAAAAAGATAAGAACGAAGGCAGGGAAATTATTGCACTCACCGCAACTGATAAAGCAGCCATGCTTGAATTTGTTAACCAGGTGCAGCCAGGATATTTCCTGCCCGAAACACCGGAGCTGGGAAATTACTTTGGAATCCGGGAAAAAGGAAAACTGATTGCAATGGCCGGTCAGCGGATGCAGATGGCCGGACTCACAGAGGTGAGTGCCGTAGTTACCCATCCGGACCACACCGGAAAAGGCCATGCCACCGCGCTGGTGAGACACCTGTGCCGTGTTATTTTTGATGCAGGGGATATTCCGTTTCTGCATGTTACAAAAACAAATGCGAGAGCTGTTGCTATTTACGAACAATTGAAATTTAAGGTGAGAAGAGAGATTTCCTTCTGGAAGGTTGCCGTGAAATAG